TTTCCTGGATCTTGTTGAAAACCGCCGGTTCGAAGATTTCACGCCAGACCGGCTGGTATTCTTCGAATCCCTGGAGGAAGCGGGCGTGCAGGCGGCCCATGTTGATTTCCACCTGGGGCGCCACCTCCGTATCCTGACCGTCCATGCTGAAGAGGGCGGTCGGTTTGCTCCATTTTACGATCCGCCAGAAGTCGGCGTAGGCCACCATGAGATCAAAGATGGTGGCCAGTGTCTGGCGGAACCGGAGGGTGACCTGGGCGAAGGGGTCATTGGCGCGGTGCCGCTTAGGAGCCCCGATGACAGACTGGCATACGGGGACGCGTGCGGTGAGCGCCAGTGTTCCCACGCAAACATCAATCCCGAACTGGTCCATCGCGGCCGTCCACACGGGCGGATTGAGAAAGACGTCCACCAGGTCGCCGCGGAACGCGCAGTCTCCGGCGTTCATCTGCCGCACCCGGCGGCCGTAAAGGCAACGGGTCAGCGGATAGACAATGGCGGTATTCAGGGTGTCTTCGTACTTGTGCCGCAGATAAATGGGAGCCACGTACCCCGCTCCCCTGAGCACCGGTTCGGCCATGCACTTGATCCAGGAGGGCGCCAGGTTGGTGATGTCCGCTTCGAACACCACCACCGCCTTGGCCTGGAGTTCCTTCGCCTTATGGAAAAGCATCCTGAGGTTGGCGCCTTTGCCGCGAACTCCCGGCTCCGTGGTCAGGTAGATCTTGGGGACCTGAGTCGATGAGGACAAAAACGCCGCACGAGTCCCGTCGGCCGAATAATTGTCACAGTTGACGATGACCGCATCCATGTCCCCGTAAAACTCGCGGATACCTTGATCCAAACGTTCCACCGTCTGGGCGATGGTTGAGGCTTCATTGAACGACGGAACCGCCACCAACAGCTCGGCCCTCGTGATGCCCTGAGGGTTCTCCTCCTCGTAATACACCTTCGCTGACTCCACCATAGCACCCCCCAGCCCCGGTCTCGCCCTTTCCAGAAACGACGGTTCACTCCGCCCTGTGGATTTTCACGGTTCCGATCCCGTTCCAGCGGCAGCCGCCCGCTGCCCACGCGTCGCCGGCGGCACCCTACGGTTCCGACGCCGGTCTCTGCCCCGAGGCCCCGCGGGTGTTCCCCTGGATGCTGCCCAGGTAACGGAAAAGATCCGCATCGCTCGAAAGGACGAAGGTGCTCCTCGGGTTATTGAAGCCCTGGTAGAATTCCAGGCTCCGGTAGAACTGGTAAAACTCGGGATCCCTTCCAAAGGTGTTGGCATAGATCTGCGTGGCCGTCGCGTCGGCCCTCCCTCGAATCTCCTGGGACGTGCGGAAGGCCTCCGACGAAATCTTGGCCAGTTCCCTTTCCATTTCACCCAGGATCGCCGCCCGCTCGCCTTCGCCTTCCGAACGGTACTGGGCCGCGATCCGCTTCCGCTCCGACACCATGCGTTCGAACACCTTCTCCTGGACGGAATCCACATAATTGATCCGCTTGATGCGGATATCCAAGAGTTCGATGCCGAATTCCGGGACGAGCCGGGACGCATCGGCCACCATCTCCCGCGTGATCTTTTCACGGCCCTTGATCACCGGCGCAAACAGGGTCTCACCGGTCTCGGTCCCTTCCACGCTTTCCAGCAGAAGCTGAAATTCCTGGACCCCAGCCTCCAGGAGTTTTGCCTTGGCGTCCTCCCAACCTTCACTTCGCACCAGCTCTTCCAGGAAATTGTTGGAGACGTGGTCACGGACCACCGCATCGATGATGCCGTCCAGCCGGCTGAGGGCGGTCGGGACGTTTCCGACTCTCATGAGGAAAAGCAGCGGGTCCTTGATGCGCCACCGAGCCGTGGAATCCACCCAAATGTATTTCTTGTCCTTGGTGGGGATCTGGTTCGGGTTGCCGTCCCACTTCAGGACCC
This is a stretch of genomic DNA from Desulfoglaeba alkanexedens ALDC. It encodes these proteins:
- a CDS encoding glycosyltransferase, giving the protein MYYEEENPQGITRAELLVAVPSFNEASTIAQTVERLDQGIREFYGDMDAVIVNCDNYSADGTRAAFLSSSTQVPKIYLTTEPGVRGKGANLRMLFHKAKELQAKAVVVFEADITNLAPSWIKCMAEPVLRGAGYVAPIYLRHKYEDTLNTAIVYPLTRCLYGRRVRQMNAGDCAFRGDLVDVFLNPPVWTAAMDQFGIDVCVGTLALTARVPVCQSVIGAPKRHRANDPFAQVTLRFRQTLATIFDLMVAYADFWRIVKWSKPTALFSMDGQDTEVAPQVEINMGRLHARFLQGFEEYQPVWREIFEPAVFNKIQEIRSLELPHFSFPSHTWGLVLFSAALAYRDRDEAERTRVIDSILPLYLGKVVSYANRTERISIQQAEEHVEETCTIFEENKSYLVERWR
- the hflC gene encoding protease modulator HflC, with the protein product MFPKGSRLVVVVLIVIGVIAWSSLFVVKETEQVVVTQLGRPVGEPITQAGLHFKLPLIQKANFFEKRVLKWDGNPNQIPTKDKKYIWVDSTARWRIKDPLLFLMRVGNVPTALSRLDGIIDAVVRDHVSNNFLEELVRSEGWEDAKAKLLEAGVQEFQLLLESVEGTETGETLFAPVIKGREKITREMVADASRLVPEFGIELLDIRIKRINYVDSVQEKVFERMVSERKRIAAQYRSEGEGERAAILGEMERELAKISSEAFRTSQEIRGRADATATQIYANTFGRDPEFYQFYRSLEFYQGFNNPRSTFVLSSDADLFRYLGSIQGNTRGASGQRPASEP